A single window of Rana temporaria chromosome 1, aRanTem1.1, whole genome shotgun sequence DNA harbors:
- the LOC120943219 gene encoding LOW QUALITY PROTEIN: 40S ribosomal protein SA-like (The sequence of the model RefSeq protein was modified relative to this genomic sequence to represent the inferred CDS: inserted 1 base in 1 codon; deleted 2 bases in 1 codon) — protein sequence MKEEDVLKFLAAGTHSGGTNLNFQMEQYIYKRKTNSIYIINLKQTWEKLLLSARAIVSIENPADVCVISSRNTGQRAVLKFASACGATPIAGRFXPGTFTNQIQAAFREPRLLVVTGPHADHEPLTEASYVNIPDSPLCYVDIAIPCNNNGAHSVVWWILACKVLRIRATISCYGSFQSAVGLIL from the exons ATGAAAGAGGAAGATGTCCTCAAGTTTCTGGCTGCAGGAACGCACTCGGGTGGCACCAACCTCAACTTTCAAATGGAGCAGTATATCTACAAAAGGAAAA ctaatagtattTACATTATAAATCTAAAACAGACATGGGAGAAGCTTCTTCTTTCTGCACGTGCCATCGTATCCATTGAAAATCCAGCTGATGTTTGTGTGATTTCCTCCAGAAATACTGGCCAGAGGGCTGTTCTGAAATTTGCTTCTGCCTGTGGAGCCACCCCAATTGCTGGTCGCT GACCTGGTACTTTCACCAATCAGATTCAAGCTGCTTTCCGTGAACCA CGCCTGTTAGTTGTGACTGGCCCACATGCTGATCATGAACCACTTACTGAGGCATCATACGTCAATATTCCAGATTCACCTCTGTGTTATGTGGATATTGCCATCCCCTGTAATAACAATGGTGCCCATTCTGTTGTGTGGTGGATATTAGCTTGCAAAGTTCTGCGCATAAGGGCAACAATTTCCT GTTATGGCTCCTTCCAAAGCGCTGTGGGACTAATCCTTTAA